A region of Paenibacillus sp. JNUCC-31 DNA encodes the following proteins:
- a CDS encoding 6-phospho-beta-glucosidase, translating into MYEKLTAFPENFLWGGATAANQLEGAYLEGGKGLTTVDLIPTGANRFPIAMGNLDSYEPKEGEFYPSHEAIDFYHRYKEDIALFAEMGFKCFRMSIAWARIFPNGDDAEPNEAGLQFYDDVFDELLKYNIEPVVTICHFDVPVHLVETYGGWKNRKMIGFFETYAKTLFNRYKEKVKYWMTFNEINMLLHLPYIGAGIVLQEGEDKDQVLYQAAHHELVASALAVKACHEMIPGAQIGCMLAAGMVYPYTSNPDDVWKAMEQDRESFFFIDVQSKGAYPGYTKRFFREHEIVIDMQPEDANILMQNTVDYIGFSYYASRCTSSDPDILKNSTEGNVFGSVKNPYLQASEWGWTIDPKGLRITCNQLHDRYGKPLFIVENGLGATDVLLDNDTVEDDYRIEYLNSHFAEMAEAIQDGVEILGYTSWGPIDLVSAGTGEMKKRYGYIYVDRNNDGSGTLRRVKKKSFHWYKEVIANNGAQYF; encoded by the coding sequence ATGTATGAAAAATTAACAGCCTTCCCGGAGAATTTTCTCTGGGGAGGAGCAACGGCAGCGAACCAGCTTGAGGGAGCTTATCTTGAAGGGGGAAAGGGATTAACTACGGTTGACCTGATTCCAACAGGTGCTAATCGATTCCCTATTGCCATGGGAAACCTGGATTCTTATGAACCGAAAGAGGGAGAGTTCTACCCTTCCCATGAGGCAATTGATTTCTACCATCGGTATAAAGAAGACATTGCGCTATTCGCGGAAATGGGATTCAAGTGCTTCAGAATGTCCATTGCCTGGGCACGGATTTTCCCAAATGGTGATGATGCGGAGCCGAATGAGGCAGGATTGCAATTTTACGATGATGTCTTCGACGAATTATTAAAATACAACATTGAACCTGTGGTCACCATCTGTCACTTTGATGTACCAGTGCATCTGGTTGAGACTTACGGCGGGTGGAAGAACCGCAAGATGATTGGATTTTTCGAGACTTATGCAAAGACGCTGTTCAATCGTTACAAGGAAAAAGTGAAGTATTGGATGACCTTTAACGAGATCAACATGCTGCTGCATCTACCGTATATCGGCGCGGGTATTGTTCTTCAGGAAGGCGAAGACAAAGACCAGGTTCTTTATCAGGCAGCCCATCATGAACTGGTGGCAAGTGCACTTGCGGTTAAGGCTTGTCATGAAATGATCCCCGGTGCTCAGATCGGTTGTATGCTCGCTGCAGGGATGGTCTACCCTTACACATCCAATCCGGATGACGTATGGAAAGCGATGGAGCAGGATCGTGAGTCCTTCTTCTTCATCGATGTTCAGTCCAAGGGTGCTTATCCAGGTTATACCAAGCGTTTTTTCAGAGAACATGAGATCGTCATTGACATGCAGCCTGAAGACGCCAATATTCTCATGCAGAATACGGTCGATTACATCGGATTCAGCTATTATGCCAGCCGCTGTACAAGCAGTGATCCGGACATCCTGAAGAATTCCACAGAAGGTAATGTATTTGGTTCCGTGAAGAATCCTTATCTGCAGGCTTCGGAGTGGGGATGGACGATTGATCCGAAGGGGCTTCGTATTACATGCAACCAGCTGCATGACCGATATGGCAAACCACTGTTTATTGTGGAAAATGGACTTGGCGCCACAGATGTATTGCTCGACAATGACACTGTTGAAGATGACTACCGCATCGAATATTTGAATAGTCATTTTGCCGAGATGGCCGAAGCAATCCAGGATGGTGTCGAAATTCTAGGATACACCAGTTGGGGACCGATTGATCTGGTCAGTGCGGGTACCGGAGAGATGAAGAAGCGTTACGGATACATTTATGTAGACCGGAACAATGATGGAAG
- a CDS encoding beta-glucoside-specific PTS transporter subunit IIABC: MNYDKLAKDILSGVGGAKNINSVFHCVTRLRFKLKDESVAKTEELKNLPGVITVMQSGGQYQVVIGNEVPDVYKAVVKAGNLPAEGQVAEEQEDSGNKGSLFSRFIDMISGVFTPLLGLLAATGMIKGFTAMFISFGWITNTSGTYHLLNATGDCLFYFFPVFLGYTAIKKFGGSPFLGMAIGATLVYPTLSGLSTGDPLYTLFAGTLFESPIHITFLGIPVILMNYSSSVIPIIIATFFAVKIERFFKNVIPKVVSTFLVPFFTLLVIVPATFLVIGPISTWAGQLIGAGATGIYELSPLVTGLVIGGLWQVFVLFGLHWGLVPVMLLNLSTSGADPVVAMSFAASFAQIGAVLAVMLKTKNAKLKSLSIPAFISGIFGVTEPAIYGVTLPLKKPFIMSCIAGGIGGGILGLFGSKMYMFGGLGVFGYPTFINSKTGVDSGFYMALVATAVAFILGFVLTYVVGFKDKADAVPAPTPVLDPNPNNRYEIYSPMAGEVVELKEINDVTFAGEHMGKGIAIRPTSGRVVSPINGVVQTVYRTKHAIGLVTDDGVEMLIHIGQDTVQLKGQHFTAHVKDGDRVNVGDLIMEFDLQAIKDAGYETVTPIIITNTSNYLDVVGTKDESVKEKDKLLTVLG; encoded by the coding sequence ATGAACTATGATAAATTGGCCAAAGACATCTTGTCTGGCGTAGGCGGAGCTAAAAACATAAACAGTGTATTCCATTGCGTAACCAGATTGCGTTTCAAACTTAAAGATGAAAGCGTTGCTAAAACGGAGGAACTTAAAAATTTGCCAGGTGTTATAACCGTCATGCAAAGTGGTGGACAATATCAGGTTGTTATCGGCAATGAAGTGCCGGATGTATATAAAGCCGTTGTAAAGGCAGGCAATCTGCCTGCTGAAGGACAGGTTGCAGAAGAACAGGAAGATTCAGGTAACAAGGGAAGTTTGTTCAGTCGTTTTATCGACATGATCTCTGGCGTCTTCACACCTCTACTCGGTCTGCTCGCTGCGACAGGGATGATCAAAGGTTTTACAGCGATGTTTATATCCTTTGGATGGATAACGAATACATCAGGAACGTACCATCTGTTGAATGCAACGGGTGACTGTCTGTTCTACTTCTTCCCGGTATTCCTTGGTTATACTGCGATTAAGAAATTTGGCGGCTCACCGTTCCTTGGTATGGCGATCGGAGCTACGCTGGTTTATCCAACGCTATCCGGGCTATCTACGGGAGATCCGTTGTACACCCTGTTCGCAGGTACATTGTTTGAATCACCAATTCACATTACGTTCTTGGGCATTCCTGTAATCTTGATGAATTACTCATCATCGGTTATTCCAATCATTATCGCTACATTTTTTGCAGTGAAAATAGAGAGATTCTTCAAAAATGTCATTCCTAAAGTGGTTAGTACGTTCCTGGTTCCATTCTTTACATTACTTGTTATTGTTCCGGCAACGTTCCTTGTGATTGGTCCGATATCTACATGGGCAGGTCAATTGATCGGCGCAGGAGCAACAGGCATTTATGAATTAAGTCCACTCGTTACAGGTTTGGTCATTGGTGGTCTGTGGCAAGTGTTTGTATTGTTTGGTCTTCACTGGGGACTGGTGCCAGTCATGCTTCTTAACTTGAGTACGTCCGGAGCTGACCCAGTGGTTGCGATGTCTTTCGCTGCTTCCTTTGCCCAAATTGGTGCGGTACTCGCCGTTATGTTAAAAACCAAAAATGCCAAATTGAAATCATTGAGCATTCCAGCCTTCATCTCGGGAATCTTTGGTGTAACTGAGCCAGCCATCTATGGTGTGACACTTCCACTGAAAAAACCATTTATCATGAGTTGTATCGCAGGTGGTATTGGAGGCGGAATACTAGGGTTATTCGGATCGAAAATGTACATGTTTGGCGGACTTGGCGTATTCGGCTATCCGACCTTCATCAACTCAAAAACAGGCGTTGATTCCGGATTTTACATGGCTCTTGTAGCTACAGCGGTTGCGTTCATACTTGGTTTTGTTCTTACGTATGTTGTTGGTTTCAAAGACAAGGCAGATGCAGTTCCAGCACCAACACCTGTGCTTGATCCAAACCCGAATAACAGATATGAAATTTACAGCCCCATGGCTGGTGAAGTGGTTGAACTGAAAGAGATCAATGATGTTACCTTTGCAGGAGAGCATATGGGTAAAGGGATTGCCATCCGTCCAACCAGCGGCAGAGTCGTATCTCCGATTAATGGAGTTGTGCAAACCGTGTATCGCACGAAACATGCCATTGGGCTGGTAACCGATGATGGTGTTGAGATGCTGATTCATATCGGACAGGATACGGTGCAACTGAAAGGTCAGCATTTCACAGCTCATGTAAAAGATGGCGACCGCGTTAATGTTGGGGATCTGATCATGGAATTTGATCTGCAAGCGATCAAGGATGCCGGATATGAGACGGTTACACCGATAATTATTACGAACACGTCCAATTATTTGGATGTAGTCGGCACGAAGGATGAATCTGTGAAAGAGAAAGACAAATTGCTCACAGTACTCGGTTAA
- the licT gene encoding BglG family transcription antiterminator LicT — protein sequence MKIEKVLNNNAVVAIKDEREVIVIGRGIAFQKRAGDEVSEQLIDKIFTLQNEDIQENFKALIASIPLEYMKVSEEIIAYAKLKLGKKLNESIYLHLTDHIHFAIERYRNNLPIRNGLLWETKQLYKDEYEVGLEALNMICDQFGVILPEDEAGFMALHFVNAALNEEMPNIRSMTQVMQEILTIIKYHFKMDFDENALNYYRFVTHLKFFAQRLVKGKHYKSNNDEELFDMIQKKYPEAHKCSEKIRKFIENNYTYQLTNEELMYLTIHIERVVHATSE from the coding sequence GTGAAAATCGAGAAGGTGTTAAACAATAATGCTGTAGTTGCGATCAAGGATGAACGGGAAGTCATCGTTATTGGCCGGGGGATTGCATTTCAGAAGCGAGCTGGCGATGAGGTGTCGGAGCAGCTTATTGATAAGATCTTTACTTTACAGAATGAAGATATTCAGGAAAATTTCAAGGCATTAATCGCGAGCATACCACTGGAGTACATGAAAGTATCTGAGGAAATTATTGCTTATGCCAAGCTGAAGCTTGGGAAAAAGCTTAACGAGAGCATTTATCTTCACCTTACGGATCATATTCATTTTGCCATCGAGCGTTACCGTAACAATCTCCCGATCCGCAATGGATTGCTGTGGGAGACCAAACAGCTCTACAAGGATGAATATGAAGTGGGGCTCGAAGCGTTGAATATGATTTGCGATCAGTTTGGTGTGATCTTGCCGGAAGATGAGGCGGGGTTCATGGCTCTTCATTTTGTAAATGCGGCACTAAACGAAGAGATGCCTAACATACGAAGCATGACTCAAGTGATGCAGGAGATTTTGACGATTATTAAATATCATTTCAAAATGGACTTTGACGAAAATGCACTGAACTATTATCGATTTGTGACCCATCTCAAATTTTTCGCCCAACGTCTGGTCAAAGGTAAGCATTATAAGAGCAACAACGATGAAGAGTTATTTGATATGATTCAGAAGAAGTACCCTGAGGCACACAAGTGCTCGGAGAAAATCAGAAAATTCATTGAAAATAACTACACGTATCAACTGACTAACGAAGAATTGATGTATTTAACGATCCATATTGAGCGAGTGGTGCATGCCACTTCAGAGTAA